CCGGAGACTCATCCCGGTCTCGATCAGGCCGCCGGATTCGCGCTGCGCTATTTCAATGATTTCGTCGCCCCCACCCGCGAGTTCCGCGCGCCCTCCGATATCGAGCGTCGGGCGATGGAGGATCTGGCCGGGCGTCTTGCCGCATGGGACCAACCCACTGACGCCGAGGCGCTGCAATCCATGGTCTTCGCGGTCGGGAAAGACCACGGGTTCGAGCCGCTTCGCGACTGGTTCAGCGCGCTTTATCAAGTCCTTCTGGGCGCAAACCAGGGTCCACGCTTCGGCGGCTTCATCGCGCTTTACGGCATCGAGGAAACCCGCGACCTGATCGAGCGGGCGCTTGCGGGTGAATTGCTGACGCCCCCTTCTTCTTCATGAAAATATCCTCGGGGGAGCCCGGCCCGAATGGGCCGGGTGGGGGCGGACAGCCCCCTTCCCGCTCGCGCCGTTGCACCAACCGGCCCCGCAACGCGCGCATGCTTCAAGCCATATTAACGTGACATGAACTATCTCTTCGCAGGCAAGGCGGGGCTTTGCCGCCGCCCACCGCTTCGGGGAGACAGCACATGAGTATCGCGATCACCAACAATATCCTGCTGATGCCGCCCGCATTCAGCGCCGGGCTCGACATCTGGACACGGAGCAACGGAACCGAGAGCGACACGAGTTGGGCCGAGGCCCATAATGCCGGGATCGTGCCCGACGACCGGCATTTCGGCACCTGCCTGGAAATCCTGAAAGAGCGATCGGTGACGCGCATCCGATACCGGGGGGATACGCCGATCATTCCCGGCGTCTATCTGCGGGTCTCTGCCCGGATCAAGCTGGTGGCCGGTCCGCCTTGCAGCGCGCGGATCGCGGGATGGCCGCGTGACGCATCGCGCAAACATGTGGGCGGATTGGCCGAAACCGGCCCCAGCCATGCAATCGACAGGTATAACGAGGTGGTCGAGATCAGCGCCATCGTCGGCGTCGGGGCCCGGCAGGGCGTGGACATGGCCTGGGGCAGGCACCCGGCTTTCGGACATTTCGGGATCGATCTTCTCGGCGCGAATGGCAGCGCGTTGCGCATCGAATCGATCCGGATCGAGGATGTCACATCGGCCTTCATCCCCTCTCTCATCGATTGGGTGGATGTGCTCGATTTCGGGGCAAAGGGCGATGGCGTCACCAATGACCGGGATGCCTTCATTGCCGCCGACACGGCCGCGAATGGCGGCCGGATCATGGTGCCCGAGGGGCGTTATTTCATCGATGGCAATCTCAGCATCAATTCCCCGATCCGTTTCAAGGGCACATTGAAAACACCTGCCTCGACGCGGGTATCGCTTCTCAAGAGCTTCGATTACCCGACCTATGTGGACGCGTTCGGAGATGAAACGCTTGGGCTGAAAAAGGCATTGCAGGCGCTGTTGGGCTATAGTGATCACGTCACACTGGATCTGTGCGGCCGCCGTGTCGAACTAACAGAACCGTTGAATTTCCACGAATTGGCGCCGGAACTTCAAGCTTATTCCAACCGCCGCGTCATCACCAATGGCAGTATTCTGGCCGTGCCCGGCGAGGCCTGGACCACCGGCAAGACCAGTAGTATGGCAAGCTATGATCCCGCCGATCCACTGGCCCTGACAAATGTCGCGAATATCGCCGCGATCGAGATCGGCAGCCTCGTCAAGGGCTCTGGCGTTGGGCGAGAGGTCTATGTGAAGGGCCGCAATATCCGCAAGGCCCGGCTGGAACTGTCTCAACCGCTTCATGGCGGGGCCGATACACGAAAATACAGCTTCGAGCGCTATCGCTATGTCTTCGACTTTTCCGGGGTCGAACAGATCGACCGGGTGAATTTCGACGATCTGGACATCAACTGCCAGGGCGTTGCCAGCGCGATCATGCTGCCGGTCAAGGGTCAGATGATCGCGATACGCGATTGCTACATCACACGGCCGAAGGACCGCGGGATCACCTCTATCGGGCGTGGCTGCCAGGACATGCTGGTCGATCGCTGCCAGTTCATCTCGCATGAGCTGGGACTGCCCGCGCAGGAACGCCGTAGCGTCGCGATCAATGTGAACGCGAATGACGTGAAGATTCGCAACAACCGCTTTGTCCGCTTCGCGCATTTCATGGTCGCCAAGGGCGGCGGCCATATCATCAGCGGCAATCACTGGTTCCAGGGCGATGGAACCTCGGATGGGTTGCGCTATGCCGGGCTTGTCCTGACCCAGACCAATGTGCAGGTCACGGTCACCGGCAATTACATTGACAATGCCTCTATCGAATGGACCAACGAGCATAGCGAATACCCGGATTTCGACGGCA
This region of Paracoccus saliphilus genomic DNA includes:
- a CDS encoding glycosyl hydrolase family 28-related protein — protein: MSIAITNNILLMPPAFSAGLDIWTRSNGTESDTSWAEAHNAGIVPDDRHFGTCLEILKERSVTRIRYRGDTPIIPGVYLRVSARIKLVAGPPCSARIAGWPRDASRKHVGGLAETGPSHAIDRYNEVVEISAIVGVGARQGVDMAWGRHPAFGHFGIDLLGANGSALRIESIRIEDVTSAFIPSLIDWVDVLDFGAKGDGVTNDRDAFIAADTAANGGRIMVPEGRYFIDGNLSINSPIRFKGTLKTPASTRVSLLKSFDYPTYVDAFGDETLGLKKALQALLGYSDHVTLDLCGRRVELTEPLNFHELAPELQAYSNRRVITNGSILAVPGEAWTTGKTSSMASYDPADPLALTNVANIAAIEIGSLVKGSGVGREVYVKGRNIRKARLELSQPLHGGADTRKYSFERYRYVFDFSGVEQIDRVNFDDLDINCQGVASAIMLPVKGQMIAIRDCYITRPKDRGITSIGRGCQDMLVDRCQFISHELGLPAQERRSVAINVNANDVKIRNNRFVRFAHFMVAKGGGHIISGNHWFQGDGTSDGLRYAGLVLTQTNVQVTVTGNYIDNASIEWTNEHSEYPDFDGKQFSFGGLTITGNTFLTSNTMPWFAWLVIKPYGSGHFVHGMMVTGNVFKALDGKIERIDRVDKSIADLDYNNMRNVTFAGNSFNGIKTYVANPLLITHEQKSASRKWTSAILNGLPFNGWTKSVESVVAESPLTDAAGKQVAEMPWVQAQTGSGKRQVRLNWATALKGRVAIYARMDRPQ